From a single Sediminibacterium sp. KACHI17 genomic region:
- a CDS encoding UDP-3-O-(3-hydroxymyristoyl)glucosamine N-acyltransferase, whose product MKFPAPVSAGWIASLINAELIGNSDALITGINEIHKVETGDLVFVDHPKYYDKCLSSAADFIIINTAEVNIPSGKTILVTSEPFEAYLTIVNHFRPFVPAQKAISDSAVIGEGTVVMPNCFIGNHVQIGKHCIIHPGVTILDHTIIGDHVTIQAGTVIGSDAFYYNTKKNREVWYKKMQSCGNVVIEDHVEIGAGCTIDRGVTAETRIGRGTCMDNMVHIGHDTTVGKNCLFAAQVGIAGGTIIEDGVTLWGQVGVSKTLTIGANAVVLAQSGVPSSLEGGKTYFGYPAEDASLKRRELVWIKRIPELWKKVMEG is encoded by the coding sequence ATGAAGTTTCCTGCACCTGTTTCTGCCGGTTGGATCGCATCATTGATCAATGCCGAATTGATTGGTAATAGTGATGCATTGATCACCGGTATTAATGAAATTCACAAAGTAGAAACAGGAGATCTTGTTTTTGTTGATCATCCCAAGTACTATGATAAATGTTTAAGCAGCGCTGCTGATTTTATTATCATTAATACTGCTGAAGTGAATATTCCTTCAGGCAAAACCATTCTTGTAACATCCGAACCTTTCGAAGCATATCTAACCATCGTCAATCATTTCAGACCCTTTGTACCTGCACAAAAAGCGATCAGTGATTCTGCTGTGATTGGTGAAGGAACGGTCGTAATGCCCAATTGTTTTATTGGTAATCATGTGCAGATCGGCAAGCATTGTATCATTCATCCAGGTGTAACCATATTGGATCATACCATCATTGGAGACCATGTTACGATTCAGGCCGGAACAGTTATTGGAAGTGATGCATTTTATTATAACACGAAAAAAAATCGTGAAGTATGGTATAAGAAAATGCAAAGCTGTGGCAATGTTGTGATCGAAGATCATGTAGAGATCGGTGCCGGTTGTACCATTGATAGAGGTGTTACCGCAGAAACAAGAATTGGCAGAGGAACTTGTATGGATAACATGGTACATATCGGTCATGATACCACTGTAGGAAAGAACTGCTTATTCGCCGCACAGGTTGGTATTGCAGGGGGTACGATAATCGAAGATGGTGTAACACTTTGGGGACAGGTCGGCGTAAGTAAAACATTGACCATTGGTGCCAATGCGGTAGTATTAGCTCAAAGCGGTGTTCCTTCTTCTCTGGAAGGCGGAAAAACATATTTCGGATACCCTGCGGAAGATGCTTCACTCAAAAGAAGGGAACTTGTCTGGATCAAACGAATTCCTGAATTGTGGAAGAAAGTGATGGAGGGGTAG
- a CDS encoding thioredoxin family protein → MKSFSLMFTVLCIVTIQSSILAQTRTPFANIEVKNSYGEPMLLGHCDLSFLQQGVYKSWYQPGYDSYVPDSSVIRSLNGSLKGKQIDIFLGTWCGDSKREVPRMMKILALSGMDLQQVRLIFVSNEANSYKQSPQHEEAGKNIKRVPTMIIYENGIEIGRIVEYPIVSLEKDMLSIIRQEKYVPNYGLMN, encoded by the coding sequence ATGAAATCATTTTCTTTGATGTTCACTGTGTTGTGCATAGTGACCATCCAATCATCTATTCTTGCTCAGACAAGAACTCCATTTGCCAATATAGAAGTTAAGAACAGTTATGGTGAGCCTATGTTACTGGGTCACTGTGATCTTTCTTTTTTACAACAAGGGGTTTATAAAAGTTGGTATCAGCCAGGATACGATAGCTATGTTCCTGATTCCTCAGTCATTCGATCACTTAATGGATCATTGAAAGGAAAGCAAATCGATATTTTTCTGGGCACCTGGTGTGGCGACAGTAAACGAGAAGTGCCTCGTATGATGAAGATATTGGCACTATCAGGAATGGATCTGCAACAGGTCAGACTCATTTTTGTGAGCAATGAAGCTAACAGTTACAAGCAAAGCCCGCAACATGAAGAAGCCGGAAAAAATATCAAAAGAGTACCAACAATGATCATCTATGAAAATGGTATAGAAATAGGACGTATCGTGGAGTATCCAATTGTTTCTCTGGAAAAAGATATGTTGTCCATTATCCGACAGGAGAAGTATGTGCCGAATTACGGGTTGATGAATTAA
- a CDS encoding GNAT family N-acetyltransferase, whose translation MNNYKFLSNEGYTISTEKHRLDIFCIHQFLSKSSYWAKDIPIEVLQRAIEHSICFGLYHQDKQIGFARVVTDQATFAYLADVFVLDEYRGKGLSKYLMEEIHQYPLLQGLRRWMLVTKDAQGLYQQFGWELIPETVIGRFMQIHQPDIYQRGKASEQNGNNQ comes from the coding sequence ATGAATAACTACAAATTTTTATCCAACGAGGGATATACCATCAGTACCGAAAAGCATAGGTTGGACATCTTTTGTATTCATCAATTTTTATCAAAGTCTTCTTATTGGGCTAAAGACATACCGATTGAAGTACTCCAGCGTGCCATTGAACATTCTATCTGTTTTGGCTTATACCATCAGGATAAGCAAATAGGCTTTGCGAGAGTGGTTACCGACCAGGCAACATTTGCTTATCTGGCAGATGTATTTGTATTGGATGAATACAGAGGAAAGGGTTTATCAAAATACCTGATGGAGGAAATTCATCAATATCCGTTGTTACAGGGACTAAGACGCTGGATGTTAGTGACCAAAGATGCGCAGGGCTTATACCAGCAATTCGGGTGGGAGCTCATCCCGGAAACGGTCATAGGGAGGTTTATGCAGATACATCAGCCTGATATTTACCAAAGAGGGAAAGCTTCCGAACAAAACGGCAATAATCAGTAG
- a CDS encoding NAD(P)-dependent oxidoreductase, whose product MSFENRTIFITGASRGIGKAIALRLAKEKANIVVAAKSVEEDPRLGGTIFSAAEEIEKAGGRALAVQVDIRHEDQIQAAVQKAVEKFGGIDVVINNASAIQLTPTEQTDTKRFDLMHSINVRGTFLVVKNCLPWLKKGKNPHIITLSPPISLDPKWMGGHIAYTLTKYNMSMLALGWAAEFKGMGIASNALWPRTTIDTAAVRNLLGGEALAKMSRTPEIIADAVYYILQKTADQCSGNTFIDEQVLAGEGITDLEKYSVVPGGILYNDLFV is encoded by the coding sequence ATGTCATTTGAGAACAGAACCATTTTTATTACCGGAGCCAGCAGAGGCATCGGGAAAGCCATTGCCCTTCGTTTAGCCAAAGAAAAAGCCAACATTGTTGTTGCTGCGAAAAGTGTGGAAGAAGATCCAAGACTTGGCGGTACCATTTTTTCTGCTGCAGAAGAAATAGAAAAAGCCGGTGGTAGGGCTTTGGCTGTTCAGGTAGATATTCGGCATGAAGACCAAATACAAGCTGCCGTTCAAAAAGCTGTAGAAAAATTTGGAGGCATTGATGTTGTGATCAATAATGCTTCAGCTATACAACTAACTCCCACCGAACAAACCGATACAAAACGCTTCGACCTGATGCATAGCATCAATGTCAGAGGTACTTTTCTGGTGGTAAAAAACTGCTTACCATGGCTTAAGAAGGGTAAAAACCCACATATCATTACTTTATCTCCTCCGATTAGCCTGGATCCGAAATGGATGGGCGGACATATTGCTTATACACTTACAAAATATAATATGAGCATGCTGGCATTAGGATGGGCTGCCGAATTCAAAGGAATGGGTATTGCCTCAAATGCACTTTGGCCCAGAACGACGATCGATACCGCAGCTGTTCGCAACCTGTTGGGAGGTGAGGCTTTGGCAAAAATGAGCCGCACGCCTGAGATCATTGCTGATGCTGTTTATTATATCCTACAAAAAACAGCAGATCAATGCAGCGGTAATACTTTTATCGATGAGCAGGTTCTGGCCGGAGAAGGCATTACAGACCTCGAAAAGTACTCCGTTGTACCGGGCGGAATACTCTATAATGACCTGTTTGTATAG
- a CDS encoding nitroreductase yields the protein MSTLKKIIHERRSIKPSSMNGKKIDRSLIQYLLELADWAPTHGRTEPWRFIVFSGQGLQTFAQQHAALYKNHTAEESFTNAKYQNIIQNGEKASHIIAIYMKRQATQKIPLIEEIAATAAAIEHILLGAQEQGIAALWSTGGMTYHDSMKQLLGLEEQDLMMGLLYLGYTDDASPVAKRNIPLAEKITWKD from the coding sequence ATGAGTACACTTAAAAAAATTATCCATGAAAGAAGAAGCATCAAACCTTCTTCCATGAATGGAAAAAAGATCGATCGATCATTGATTCAATATTTACTGGAATTAGCAGATTGGGCCCCTACACACGGCAGAACTGAACCTTGGCGTTTTATTGTATTCAGTGGACAAGGATTACAAACATTTGCACAACAACATGCAGCCTTGTACAAAAATCACACCGCAGAAGAAAGTTTTACCAATGCTAAGTACCAGAATATCATTCAGAATGGAGAAAAAGCTTCACATATCATAGCAATATATATGAAAAGACAGGCTACGCAGAAAATTCCGCTGATCGAAGAAATTGCGGCTACTGCAGCAGCTATTGAACATATTTTGTTGGGTGCTCAGGAACAAGGTATCGCAGCGCTTTGGAGTACGGGTGGTATGACATATCACGACAGCATGAAGCAACTACTCGGACTGGAAGAACAGGATCTGATGATGGGGTTACTGTATCTCGGCTATACAGATGATGCCTCACCAGTCGCTAAGAGAAATATTCCGCTGGCAGAAAAAATCACCTGGAAAGACTAA
- the gmk gene encoding guanylate kinase, which yields MQENKGKIIIITAPSGSGKTSITHYLLNKYPGLCFSISATTRSPRGSEQHGVEYYFLSVEEFQSKINEHAFIEWEMVYEGKYYGTLKEELERIWNDGRVPVLDIDVKGAIHVQGEFPGKCLSIFIQPPSVEELKRRLESRGTETPESIATRVNKASYELSFNHHFHHIVVNEQLDKACAQTEDLIKEFLGW from the coding sequence ATGCAGGAAAACAAAGGCAAGATCATTATTATTACGGCTCCATCAGGATCCGGGAAAACATCGATTACGCATTATCTGTTGAATAAATATCCCGGACTTTGTTTTTCCATTTCAGCTACTACCCGTTCTCCTAGAGGCAGCGAGCAGCATGGCGTAGAATATTATTTTCTGTCAGTTGAAGAATTTCAGTCGAAGATCAATGAACATGCATTCATTGAATGGGAAATGGTCTATGAAGGAAAGTATTACGGTACCCTAAAAGAAGAATTAGAGCGTATTTGGAATGATGGACGCGTTCCTGTTTTGGATATTGATGTAAAGGGCGCCATACATGTACAAGGAGAGTTTCCCGGTAAGTGTTTATCAATATTTATTCAACCTCCATCTGTTGAAGAGCTAAAAAGAAGATTGGAAAGTAGAGGAACAGAAACACCGGAAAGTATTGCAACTCGCGTGAACAAGGCAAGCTATGAATTGTCTTTCAATCATCATTTCCATCATATAGTAGTAAACGAGCAGTTAGATAAAGCCTGTGCGCAGACAGAAGATCTTATCAAAGAATTCTTAGGTTGGTAA
- a CDS encoding pseudouridine synthase: MNHYYIIYKPYLVQSQFSPVEGKRTLADFFDVPKDVYPVGRLDHDSEGLLILTNDKQLNHRLLHPSFQHEREYWVQVDGAITTTAIQELQRGVNISIDGKKHRTLPCSVSVFSNEPQVPIRNPPIRYRKEIPAPWIRMVLKEGKNRQVRRMTASVGFPTLRLIRYRIEDITIDGLQPGDIVDLSRKQLYQQLFHE; encoded by the coding sequence ATGAATCACTACTACATCATCTACAAACCATATCTCGTACAATCGCAGTTTTCTCCGGTTGAAGGAAAGCGAACACTCGCTGATTTTTTTGATGTTCCAAAAGATGTTTATCCGGTAGGCAGACTTGATCACGATAGTGAAGGATTGTTGATCCTTACCAATGATAAGCAACTTAATCATCGATTATTGCATCCTTCTTTTCAACATGAAAGAGAATATTGGGTTCAAGTAGATGGTGCAATTACTACAACTGCTATTCAGGAATTACAAAGAGGCGTAAACATTTCTATTGACGGAAAGAAGCATCGTACGCTACCTTGTAGTGTTTCTGTTTTTTCTAATGAACCGCAAGTGCCGATTAGAAATCCCCCCATCCGATATCGAAAAGAAATTCCGGCACCATGGATCCGAATGGTTTTGAAAGAGGGAAAGAACAGACAGGTCAGAAGAATGACAGCCAGTGTCGGATTTCCGACCTTACGATTGATCCGCTACCGTATAGAAGATATTACCATTGATGGATTACAACCCGGTGATATAGTGGATCTTTCGCGCAAACAATTGTACCAACAACTTTTTCATGAATAA
- a CDS encoding NAD-dependent epimerase/dehydratase family protein: MILVTGATGLVGSHLLQALLNKGEQVRALYRSVIPQIPGAEKIDWVKGDILDILSLEEAMKGVQQVYHCAAVVSFHPSQRKNLHHVNTAGTANVVNASLDAGITKMVFMSSVAALGRIREDVMIDETMKWTPETSNSEYGKSKYMAEMEVWRGIGEGLNAVIVNPVIILGAGDWSSGSTAIFKSAYDEFPWYTEGMSGFVDVMDVVNAMVALMESKISAQRFIISGANLPYRSVFTMIAQAFGKKPPHKKVTAWMAAIVWRLEAIKSRFTGKSPLLTKETAKTARAKVRFNNTKLLEAIPAFQYTPIEESIIRICRELKIKYHLP; encoded by the coding sequence ATGATTCTTGTTACCGGGGCAACAGGTTTGGTTGGATCACATTTGTTACAGGCATTACTGAACAAAGGTGAGCAAGTGCGTGCTTTATACCGTTCCGTCATTCCTCAGATACCCGGTGCAGAAAAAATTGATTGGGTCAAAGGTGATATCCTCGATATCCTTTCATTGGAAGAAGCCATGAAGGGGGTCCAACAAGTTTATCATTGTGCTGCAGTTGTTTCATTTCATCCATCACAAAGAAAAAATCTGCACCATGTAAATACAGCAGGTACTGCCAATGTGGTCAACGCCTCTTTGGATGCCGGTATTACTAAAATGGTTTTCATGAGTTCTGTAGCAGCTTTGGGCCGCATACGTGAAGATGTCATGATCGATGAAACCATGAAGTGGACACCCGAAACCAGTAACAGTGAGTATGGGAAGAGTAAGTATATGGCCGAAATGGAAGTGTGGAGAGGTATTGGTGAGGGATTGAATGCTGTGATCGTGAATCCGGTGATCATTCTTGGTGCCGGTGACTGGAGCAGTGGTTCAACTGCCATCTTCAAATCAGCATATGATGAATTTCCCTGGTATACGGAAGGTATGAGTGGGTTTGTAGATGTAATGGATGTAGTGAATGCAATGGTAGCATTGATGGAAAGCAAGATCAGTGCGCAAAGATTTATCATCAGCGGGGCAAATCTGCCCTATCGTTCTGTTTTTACCATGATCGCTCAGGCTTTTGGAAAAAAACCACCACATAAAAAAGTAACAGCCTGGATGGCCGCGATCGTTTGGCGTCTGGAAGCGATCAAATCAAGATTTACCGGGAAGTCGCCCTTGCTGACCAAAGAAACAGCCAAAACAGCCAGAGCTAAAGTGCGATTCAACAATACCAAACTATTAGAGGCAATTCCGGCATTCCAATACACGCCTATAGAAGAATCGATTATTCGTATTTGCAGGGAGTTGAAAATAAAATACCACTTACCCTAA
- the lysS gene encoding lysine--tRNA ligase, whose amino-acid sequence MSQAHLSEQELIRREKLAKLQEVGIDPFPAPLYPVSHYSTDIKENFSEEHKDNFANVCVAGRVMSINDKGKVFFIKIQDSKGIIQLYVKRDDICPEEDKSFWDHVVKHGLDLGDIIGVTGFVFITKTGETSIHAQTFTLLTKSLKPLPVVKRDEEGNVFDAVTDPEFRYRQRYADLIINPDVKETFVKRTKLINTIRDFLNEQGALEVDTPVLQAIPGGAAARPFITHHNALDVPFYLRIANELYLKRLIVGGFDWVYEFSRNFRNEGMDRTHNPEFTVLEWYTAYKDYFWMMETTEQLFEKIAIALHGTTDVPLGDKIISFKAPFKRISIHDAIQENTGIDVSGMDEAGLREVCKQLKIDVPGNIGKGKLIDEIFGATSEHTFIQPTFIIDYPVEMSPLTKKHRSKPGLVERFELMVNGKEIANAYTELNDPIDQRERFEEQLKLMERGDDEAMFIDHDFLRALEYGMPPTSGIGIGIDRLCMMMTNQPSIQDVLLFPQMRPERLQDTQEG is encoded by the coding sequence ATGAGTCAAGCACATTTGTCAGAGCAGGAACTGATTCGCCGTGAGAAACTGGCCAAATTACAAGAAGTGGGTATTGATCCATTTCCAGCTCCGTTATATCCCGTAAGTCATTATTCAACCGATATCAAAGAGAATTTCAGTGAAGAGCATAAAGACAACTTTGCGAATGTCTGTGTTGCCGGTAGAGTGATGAGCATCAATGATAAAGGCAAAGTATTTTTTATCAAGATTCAGGATAGTAAAGGAATTATTCAACTCTATGTAAAACGCGATGATATTTGTCCGGAAGAAGATAAATCCTTTTGGGATCATGTTGTCAAGCATGGACTGGATCTGGGAGATATCATTGGTGTAACCGGATTTGTTTTCATTACCAAAACGGGTGAAACCTCGATCCATGCACAGACCTTTACCTTACTGACAAAATCATTGAAGCCACTTCCGGTAGTTAAAAGAGATGAAGAAGGTAATGTCTTTGATGCTGTAACAGATCCTGAATTCCGCTATCGTCAGCGTTACGCAGACCTGATCATCAATCCGGATGTAAAAGAAACATTTGTAAAACGCACGAAACTGATCAATACCATCCGCGACTTTTTAAATGAGCAGGGTGCATTGGAAGTTGATACGCCTGTATTGCAAGCGATACCGGGTGGTGCAGCTGCAAGACCTTTTATCACACATCACAATGCATTGGATGTTCCTTTCTATTTAAGGATCGCCAATGAACTATACCTGAAAAGACTGATCGTTGGCGGTTTTGATTGGGTGTATGAGTTCAGCCGTAATTTCAGAAATGAAGGAATGGACAGAACACATAACCCGGAATTTACTGTGTTGGAATGGTATACGGCCTATAAGGATTACTTCTGGATGATGGAAACAACGGAGCAACTCTTTGAAAAAATCGCCATCGCTTTACATGGAACTACAGACGTGCCTTTGGGAGATAAGATCATTAGTTTCAAAGCACCCTTCAAGCGTATCAGTATTCATGATGCGATTCAAGAGAATACTGGAATAGATGTTAGTGGAATGGATGAAGCAGGTCTTAGAGAAGTATGTAAGCAACTCAAAATCGATGTTCCGGGAAATATTGGTAAGGGTAAACTGATCGATGAGATATTTGGCGCTACCAGTGAACATACTTTTATCCAACCAACATTTATCATCGACTATCCGGTTGAAATGAGTCCATTGACCAAGAAACATAGAAGTAAACCCGGACTCGTAGAAAGATTTGAATTGATGGTGAATGGAAAAGAAATCGCTAATGCCTATACAGAATTGAATGATCCGATTGACCAGCGCGAACGTTTTGAAGAACAATTGAAATTGATGGAGCGTGGAGATGATGAAGCAATGTTCATCGATCATGATTTTCTTCGTGCATTGGAATATGGGATGCCACCAACTTCAGGGATTGGTATTGGTATCGATCGTTTGTGTATGATGATGACCAATCAGCCTTCTATACAAGATGTGCTGTTATTCCCACAAATGAGACCTGAGCGTTTACAGGATACACAAGAAGGTTAG